The following proteins come from a genomic window of Notamacropus eugenii isolate mMacEug1 chromosome X, mMacEug1.pri_v2, whole genome shotgun sequence:
- the TBC1D25 gene encoding TBC1 domain family member 25 produces MATSPGIGGAAGAAEDEEQREVVRVRVKKFEGFLQPDFRTFAVDPQITSLDVLQHILMRAFDLSGKKHFGISYLGREKLGPEAYIPLTSEGDLSAAFSSASQPYLQLRVDVRPLEDSPLLEDWDIISPKDVIGTDLLPVEKRSLTAVALPFTQSIISQVGRTLSKVQQVLSWSYGEDLKPFKPPLSDAEFHTYLNREGQLCRPEELRLRIYHGGVEPSLRKVVWRYLLNVYPDGLTGQERMDYMKRKTLEYTQLKSEWQQRASAEDLEFIRSNVLKDVLRTDRAHPYYAGPEDNPHLIALHDLLTTYAVTHPQVSYCQGMSDIASPILAVMDNEGHAFICFCGIMKRLEANFRVDGEAMSIKFSHLKLLLQYSDPEFYSYLLSTGADDLFFCYRWLLLELKREFAFEDALRMLEVTWSSLPPDPPEKEVELVGFPAPARDGERPVRQRHMLRPTYYGLDEAGDKVLHPGGEKKEQSLGMEENEEGLRKRPFTRQASVGDHEPYGAQAGQDMQWGIPPQLLEELAAEEGDATASVLVPLALPLHMTKSFSAPSLRPLMASSSPSAAQCPLSTEPNQAEEESDSTRTPPDKGSSLGKSLSSPCSSPLLPPAGAAVSLPPPQEFGRGNPFMLFLCLALLLEHRDHIMKRGMDYNELAMHFDRLVRRHHLGKVLHRAKTLFADYLQSEVWDSEEGDEAAADSPPPAATTS; encoded by the exons GAAGAAGCACTTTGGCATCAGTTATCTGGGCCGGGAGAAGTTGGGTCCTGAGGCCTATATCCCACTGACCTCAGAGGGAGATCTGAGTGCAGCCTTCAGCAGTGCTTCCCAGCCTTACCTCCAGCTTCGAGTGGATGTCAGGCCTTTGGAAGACA GTCCCCTCTTGGAAGACTGGGACATCATTAGTCCCAAGGATGTCATTGGCACTGACCTGCTGCCTGTGGAGAAGCGTTCCCTCACGGCTGTGGCCCTGCCTTTCACACAGTCCATCATTTCTCAG GTGGGTCGGACCCTCTCCAAGGTCCAACAGGTCCTGAGCTGGTCCTACGGGGAAGACCTCAAACCCTTTAAACCCCCACTCAGTGATGCCGAGTTTCACACCTACCTGAATCGAGAGGGCCAGTTGTGCCGGCCTGAAGAGCTACGCCTTCGCATTTACCACGGAGGAGTGGAGCCTTCCCTCCGCAAG GTGGTGTGGCGCTACTTGCTCAATGTCTACCCCGACGGGCTGACGGGCCAGGAGCGTATGGACTACATGAAACGGAAGACACTTGAGTACACCCAGCTGAAGAGCGAGTGGCAACAGCGTGCCAGTGCTGAGGACCTGGAGTTCATCCGGAGCAATGTTCTGAAGGACGTGCTGCGCACGGACCGGGCTCACCCATACTACGCGGGGCCTGAGGACAACCCCCACCTCATTGCTCTGCACGATCTGCTCACCACATATGCGGTCACTCACCCCCAGGTCTCCTACTGCCAGGGCATGAGCGACATTGCCTCTCCCATCCTGGCTGTCATGGATAACGAGGGCCACGCTTTTATCTGCTTCTGTGGCATCATGAAGCGCTTGGAGGCCAACTTCCGCGTGGATGGGGAGGCCATGTCCATCAAGTTCTCCCACCTGAAGCTCCTACTCCAGTATTCAGACCCAGAATTCTATAGCTACCTTCTCTCCACTGGGGCTGATGACCTCTTCTTTTGCTACCGTTGGCTGTTGCTTGAGCTCAAGCGGGAGTTTGCCTTTGAAGATGCTCTGAGGATGCTGGAAGTAACTTGGAGCTCCTTGCCCCCAGACCCACCTGAAAAGGAGGTAGAGCTGGTGGGCTTTCCCGCCCCAGCCCGAGATGGTGAGCGGCCTGTCCGCCAGAGGCATATGCTGAGGCCCACATACTATGGCTTGGATGAAGCTGGAGACAAGGTTCTGCACCCAGGGGGTGAGAAGAAGGAACAGAGCCTGGGAatggaggagaatgaggagggcCTTAGGAAGAGGCCCTTCACCAGACAAGCCAGTGTTGGGGACCATGAGCCTTATGGGGCCCAAGCTGGACAGGACATGCAGTGGGGCATCCCCCCCCAGCTCCTGGAAGAGTTGGCAGCAGAGGAGGGGGATGCGACGGCCAGTGTTCTCGTCCCACTGGCACTGCCTCTTCATATGACCAAGTCCTTCTCAGCTCCTTCCCTGAGGCCTTTGATGGCATCTTCCTCCCCGTCAGCAGCCCAATGCCCATTGTCCACAGAGCCCAACCAGGCAGAGGAGGAGAGTGACAGCACCAGGACCCCCCCTGACAAGGGCAGCTCCCTGGGGAAAAGCCTGTCCTCACCCTGCTCATCTCCACTCCTGCCACCTGCTGGGGCAGCTGTGAGCCTGCCTCCGCCCCAGGAGTTTGGCCGGGGGAACCCCTTCATGCTCTTCTTGTGCTTAGCTCTCCTGCTTGAGCACCGAGACCACATCATGAAACGAGGTATGGACTACAATGAGCTGGCCATGCACTTTGACCGCCTGGTGCGGAGGCATCACCTTGGAAAGGTTCTGCACCGAGCTAAGACACTGTTCGCTGACTACCTGCAGTCTGAGGTGTGGGACTCTGAGGAAGGCGATGAGGCTGCAGCAGACTCTCCACCCCCTGCGGCCACAACCTCCTGA
- the SLC38A5 gene encoding sodium-coupled neutral amino acid transporter 5 encodes MELMMGESRINGLVSRGPPEPEQSQAELAGFLARPPPGKKAVQFSDFEGKTSLGMSIFNLSNAIMGSGILGLAYAMANTGILFFLALLLCMALLSAYSIHLLLTCAGFVGIRAYEELGRRAFGTSGKVAAAGVICLHNIGAMASYLYIIKSELPLVIGTFLGSQVTDSRPWFLDGNVLIILVSIGIILPLALMRHLGYLGYTSGLSLTCMAFFLASVIYKKFSIKCPLPDVNRTMETFKSRNATCEVQLFTINSQTAYTIPILAFAFVCHPEVLPIYTELRRPSQRRMQAVANMSIGAMFLMYGLTATFGYLSFFGHVEAEMLHMYSQTDLLILCVRLAVLMAVTLTVPVVLFPIRRAIQQLLFPTKAFSWARHGTIALGLLTLVNVLVIFVPNIRDIFGVIGATSAPSLIFILPSIFYIRIIPRDHEPLASRPKIQAATFASLGMVIMAMSLGFIFTDWAVTGQSKGAGH; translated from the exons ATGGAACTCATGATGGGGGAATCTAGGATAAATGGCTTGGTCTCCAGGGGGCCCCCAGAGCCTGAGCA ATCCCAGGCTGAACTAGCCGGCTTCCTGGCCCGGCCCCCCCCAGGGAAGAAGGCAGTACAGTTCTCTGAT TTTGAAGGGAAGACCTCTCTGGGCATGTCAATCTTCAACCTCAGCAATGCCATCATGGGGAGTGGAATCCTAGGGCTGGCCTACGCCATGGCCAACACAGGCATCCTGTTCTTTCT AGCCCTCCTGTTGTGCATGGCCCTCCTCTCAGCCTACTCCATCCACCTCCTGCTCACATGTGCTGGCTTTGTTG GAATCCGGGCATACGAGGAGCTGGGGCGCAGGGCCTTTGGAACATCTGGAAAAGTAGCTGCAGCTGGAGTCATCTGCCTGCACAACATTGGGG CCATGGCCAGTTACCTGTACATCATTAAGTCAGAGCTGCCCTTGGTCATTGGGACTTTCCTTGGCTCCCAGGTTACCGACTCCAG GCCCTGGTTCCTGGACGGTAATGTTCTCATCATCCTCGTCAGCATTGGCATCATCCTGCCCCTGGCCCTCATGAGACACCTGG GGTACCTGGGCTACACCAGCGGCCTCTCCCTCACCTGCATGGCCTTCTTCCTTGCCTCT GTGATCTATAAGAAATTCTCTATCAAGTGCCCCTTGCCTGATGTCAACCGCACCATGGAGACTTTCAAGAGCCGCAATGCCACCTGTGAAGTTCAGCTTTTCACCATTAACTCCCAG ACAGCTTACACCATCCCCATTCTGGCCTTTGCTTTTGTGTGCCATCCGGAAGTCCTCCCGATTTACACTGAGCTGCGCAG GCCATCACAGCGCCGGATGCAGGCTGTGGCTAACATGTCCATCGGGGCAATGTTTCTTATGTATGGACTGACAGCAACTTTTGGTTACCTCTCCTTCTTTg GCCACGTGGAGGCAGAGATGCTACATATGTACAGTCAGACAGACTTGCTGATCCTTTGTGTGAGACTAGCTGTGCTCATGGCTGTCACCCTCACCGTCCCTGTTGTCCTCTTCCCG ATCCGCCGAGCTATCCAGCAGCTCCTGTTCCCAACCAAGGCCTTCAGCTGGGCCCGACATGGCACCATCGCCCTTGGGCTCCTCACCTTGGTCAACGTTCTTGTCATATTTGTGCCCAACATCCGGGACATCTTTGGAGTCATTG gAGCCACTTCAGCCCCCAGTCTCATCTTCATCCTTCCCAGCATTTTCTACATCCGAATCATCCCAAGGGACCATGAGCCCTTGGCTTCTCGCCCTAAGATCCAG GCAGCCACCTTCGCGTCTCTGGGCATGGTAATCATGGCCATGAGCTTGGGTTTCATCTTCACTGACTGGGCTGTGACAGGCCAGAGCAAGGGGGCAGGCCACTGA